Sequence from the Acidobacteriota bacterium genome:
CATCAGCCGTCGGAGGACCCCAGCGACAGCAAGCAGTCTATCTTGCGGGTCCCGGACGTCGAAGGGCATGCCTGGATTTGGGTTGGCTCAGGGAACTGCGAGAACCTGGATCCCGCTGGCGGTAGCCATGAGCTGCGGTCAGAAGGCAATGGTGAAAGTGTCGACCCTCGAACGATCCGCGACGGGAGCGAGCAGAAGTTCTTCTGCAGCAAAGACCCATGACTCCTCAGTAGAAGCCAAGATGCCGGACGCTCCTGACACTCGATCGGCGAGCTCGACAGTTTGCAAAGGGGCTCGGACTCCAGGCGGTGCCCTCGTGGCGTGGCTTCGACGCGGCGCTGCGGCGGCCCTCCTCGCGGTCTTGATCTGCTCGCCGACGGCTTTCGCGGGCGAGGAAGCGCACAGCGACGCGACAGCGGCGCCGCTGGTCGCGGAGCTGATCGGCTTGATTCAGGAGCACTACATCCTCGAGCAGCGGATTCCCGAGATCGAGCGAGCGCTCCGGGAGCAACTGGAGAACAACGCTTACCAGGGACCGGACTCGGGCGTCGCCTTCGGTCTGACTCGGGATCTGCGGGCGGCGAGCTCGGATCTACATTTCGGGGTTCAGGTGCGGCCGCTGGCAACCGCCGGCGGCCTCGTTGCGGCTCCTTCCTCCGGCGCGCCGGGCGGGATAAGGCGGACCGAGGTTCTGGCGGGCAACGTCGGCTATCTCGAGATCGCCGCCTTTGTGGATCCGGCGGTCGGTGCCGACGCGGTCGACGGTGCCTTCGCTGAGCTGGCCGGGACTGACGCACTGGTGATCGACGTTCGCGCCAGCCGGGGCGGCCACCCGGCGATGGTTGCCTACTTGGCCAGCTACCTCTTCACCGGCGAGCCGTTCGTCTTGAGCCGCATCTACTGGCGCAACCGCGACGAGATGATGGAGTTCCGCACTCGCTCTGACCTTCCGTCTCCCCATTACAACGATCGTCCCGTCTTCGTGCTGACGAGCGCTGCCACTCCCTCGGCGGCGGAAGGCTTCAGCTATCACCTCAAGCATTTCGAGCGCGCTACCCTGGTTGGCGAGACCACGGCCGGGGCGGCTCATCCGATTCAGATCTTTCCGCTCGGGGAGCGCTTCCGGGTGGCGATTCCCACCGCCCGGGCGATCAATCCTCGCACCGGCACGAACTGGGAAGGAGTGGGCGTCGAGCCGGACGAAAAGGTCCCGGCCGATCGCGCCTTGAGCACCGCTCATCGCCTTGCCGTCGAAACCTTGCTCGAACAAGCGACGCAGCCCGCCGAAAAGAAGACTCTGAAGAAGGTCTTGGCCAGTCTGGAGTGATCGGCAGGCACGGGATTCAGGCCGGGAGAGGCCATGGGATTCGACCTCTTGGGAGATGTGCTGGACTGGGACCGGGGCGGCCTTGACGGACGATGCCGAGCTGTCGGCTTACCGGCTCCGGTTCGAGTTGTCCATGTCCGAGACGATCAGCCAGTGACCGTCGGAATCACGCTCCAGGGTGAGCGTGAACTTGCCGTTGTCCTCGCCGCCTTCGGTGTAGGTGTAGCCGCCGAGGATGTAACCGATATCTCCCGACGTTTGATAGCGGAAGGCACGCAGGTAGAGATCACCGCCGCTGCCTTTGTACCGTTCGGTGATCGCTTTGCGGCCGACGACCGGGGGCCGTCCGTGGGATAGGACGTAGCCATCCTCGGTGAACAGGGCCGCCAGGCCCTGTGGGTCGCGGGCTCGCCAGGCGGCCTCGTAGTCGGTCAGGACACGCGCCAGCTCTGGCGGCAGGTCGACGGTCGCGGGTGCCTGATCAATCGCCGTGTCCGTGCTCGAGGACGAAGGGGCAGAAAAACTCGGGATGGTGGACAGCGCTGCGACGAGCAGCGCGGCAAGCAAGATCTGACCTTTCTTTCCAATGCTCATGCAGTGACCCTATCCCGGAGACGGCGGTTTCGTCCACGGGAGCGCACTGCTACCCCCGATTGAGACATTCCCATGCCGAGTTTCGTTGCTTGGCGAGTGGGCCTGAGAAGCGATGGCGCTTCGCGGCCTTCAAGCAAACCAATCTCGCACGGAGGTGTGTGATGTCGATATCGAGAAGCGCAGTATTCCTCAGTTTGTTCCTGTTGGCCGGCGCTGCCTTGGCCCAGCCACCGGGCAGCCCCAGTCCTCTGTCGGATCTCGAGCCGCCGATCCCGCTGGAAGAGGTCGCGGCCGGGGCCAATCTCCCTCCTCTCGTTCCTCAGCCGCAGCACGCGGAACGGACTTTCGAGGAGAACCGGGGCCAGTATCCCGCCTACATCGCCTACCTCTGGAATGGCGAGACGCTGATTCTTGAAGACGGTTCGAGTGTAGTGCTCCTGGACGCCGAGCCGACCTCGGTCGAAGGCCGCTTCGAGGCCGATTTTCTGCGTATGGAGCTCGTTGGCTCGCGGCAGGCGCGGACGGAGGGTCGCCGGCCGGCGGCCGGTCATTTCAACTATCTCCGAGGATCGGAGTCGATCACCGGTGTTTCGCGCTACCGCGAGGTGCTCTTTGATGAGGTCTATCCGGGGATCGACTTGGTCTACCGGGATCGCGGCGGAGACGGCGATTTGAAGTACGACTTCTTGGTCGCGGCGGGCGTCGACCCGTCGGTCATTCGCATGCGATTCCAAGGGGCCGAGAACGTTCGCCTCGGTGAGGACGGCGAGTTGATCGTCGCGGTGCCAGGTCGCGAGGTGGTGCACCAGAGGCCCTTTGCCTTCGAGTCGATGGACGATAGCCGGCGAGAGGTCGAGGTGGCCTATCTTCTGTTGGCCGACGGCTCGGTGGGCTTCGTGGTGGAAGGCCGGAACCCGGATCGCGCGCTGGTGATCGATCCCGAGATCCTTTACTCCACTTATCTCGGCGGCAGTCAGACCGTCGATCGCACCACCTGCCCTTCGGTCGGTGGCGAGCTCGACAGTGCCCAGTCGATTGCGGTCGATGGGCAGAGCCGGGCGGTGATCGGCGGGCGCACCTGTGCCATCGATTTTCCGGTGGAGAATCCCTTTCAGAGCGACCTCGCCAGCGTTACCTTCGAGTCTCACACCGATGGTTTCGTGACCCGCTTCGCCCCCGACGGTCAGACCCTGGAGTTTTCGACCTACCTCGGCGGTGCGGACTACGACGTGGTCAATGCGGTTGCGATCGGCCCTGGAGACTTCGTGACCGTGGCTGGCAGCACGGTCTCGGAGGATTTCCCCCTCGAGGACGAGCTCTTCAACGAGCTTTCGATGGGCACCACCGCCGAGGATGCCTTCGTCACCGTGTTCAATGCCAGCGGCGACACCCTGGAGTTCTCGACCTATCTCGGCGGTAGCGACCACGAGCGCGGTCTGGGCGTTGCCATTGGGCCCGAGGGTGAGATCGCCGTCGTCGGCGACACCAACTCCGAGGACTTCCCGCTGGAGGAGCCGTTCCAGACCTACATCGATGCCGAGGACGCTTTCGTCACCGTCATCGCGCCAGATTTTTCGGGCCTGGTCTTTTCGACTCTCCTGGCCTCCGCGATGGATGACTCTGCCGAGGACGTCGCGATCGACCTGTTCGGTCGGGTGGTGGTGATCGGCACGACCCTCAGTCCGGCCTTGGGGCCCGACCTTCTGCCCACCGTCAACGCCCTCAAGG
This genomic interval carries:
- a CDS encoding S41 family peptidase; amino-acid sequence: MAWLRRGAAAALLAVLICSPTAFAGEEAHSDATAAPLVAELIGLIQEHYILEQRIPEIERALREQLENNAYQGPDSGVAFGLTRDLRAASSDLHFGVQVRPLATAGGLVAAPSSGAPGGIRRTEVLAGNVGYLEIAAFVDPAVGADAVDGAFAELAGTDALVIDVRASRGGHPAMVAYLASYLFTGEPFVLSRIYWRNRDEMMEFRTRSDLPSPHYNDRPVFVLTSAATPSAAEGFSYHLKHFERATLVGETTAGAAHPIQIFPLGERFRVAIPTARAINPRTGTNWEGVGVEPDEKVPADRALSTAHRLAVETLLEQATQPAEKKTLKKVLASLE
- a CDS encoding nuclear transport factor 2 family protein; this encodes MSIGKKGQILLAALLVAALSTIPSFSAPSSSSTDTAIDQAPATVDLPPELARVLTDYEAAWRARDPQGLAALFTEDGYVLSHGRPPVVGRKAITERYKGSGGDLYLRAFRYQTSGDIGYILGGYTYTEGGEDNGKFTLTLERDSDGHWLIVSDMDNSNRSR